One Anaerolineae bacterium genomic region harbors:
- a CDS encoding CTP synthase, with product MPKFIFCTGGVVSSVGKGVTAASIGRLLKSRGLAVTLQKLDPYINVDPGTMSPYQHGEVFVTEDGAETDLDLGHYERFIDENLSRSSNVTAGQIYAEVIAKERRGDYLGGTIQVIPHITDEIKRRIVQAAEEHKAEVIVVEVGGTVGDIEGQPFLEAIRQMRKDFGRENTLYIHITLLPYLSSTGELKTKPTQHSVKELRSIGIQPDVIVCRSDYPMDEPLKDKIALFCDVEKRAVIPLVTVDTVYEVPLILEKAGLGQFIMEKLQIEEKKPDLEEWAEMVEEIKRPKEKIRVGIVGKYIQLVDAYISVKEALRHAAVHEGCDVEIEWINAEDLEKGNALERLKKVEGIIVPGGFGYRGIEGKIIAARFARENKIPYLGLCLGMQVMVIEFARHVLGNNEANSTEFNPDTPYPVIDLLPSQRGIKEMGGTMRLGAYPCKLVPGTKAAQAYGASQVYERHRHRYEFNNAFRELLTSQGLIISGTSPDGELVEIVEMADHPWMVASQFHPEFKSRPNRPHPLFRGFVKAVKAYRLSLKGQ from the coding sequence ATGCCTAAATTCATTTTTTGCACAGGAGGAGTTGTCTCTTCTGTGGGGAAGGGGGTAACCGCCGCTTCTATAGGCCGACTTCTCAAAAGCCGTGGCCTGGCCGTAACCCTTCAGAAACTTGACCCCTATATAAACGTTGACCCCGGAACCATGTCCCCCTATCAGCATGGTGAAGTCTTCGTCACCGAGGACGGAGCAGAAACAGACCTGGACCTGGGCCACTACGAACGGTTCATAGACGAGAACCTCTCCCGCTCTTCCAATGTTACAGCTGGCCAGATTTACGCTGAAGTCATCGCTAAAGAAAGGCGTGGTGATTACCTCGGTGGCACCATACAGGTCATCCCTCACATAACCGATGAAATAAAGCGCCGGATCGTCCAGGCTGCCGAAGAACACAAAGCTGAAGTCATTGTGGTGGAAGTGGGGGGAACTGTGGGCGATATTGAAGGACAGCCTTTCCTGGAGGCCATAAGGCAGATGCGCAAGGACTTCGGCCGCGAAAACACCCTCTACATCCACATCACCCTTTTGCCCTACCTGAGTTCCACCGGCGAGCTTAAAACCAAACCCACCCAGCACAGCGTCAAAGAACTGCGCTCCATCGGAATCCAGCCCGACGTCATAGTTTGCCGTTCCGATTACCCGATGGACGAACCTCTCAAGGATAAAATAGCTCTCTTCTGCGATGTGGAGAAAAGGGCGGTTATCCCCCTTGTAACGGTGGATACTGTATACGAGGTTCCTCTCATCCTGGAGAAAGCCGGCCTTGGACAATTCATAATGGAAAAGCTCCAAATAGAGGAGAAGAAACCAGACCTGGAAGAGTGGGCCGAGATGGTGGAGGAGATAAAAAGGCCCAAGGAGAAGATAAGGGTTGGGATAGTTGGCAAATATATCCAGCTCGTGGACGCATACATAAGCGTGAAGGAAGCCCTTCGCCATGCGGCCGTCCACGAAGGGTGCGATGTGGAGATTGAGTGGATAAATGCCGAGGACCTGGAAAAGGGGAATGCACTGGAGCGCCTGAAGAAAGTGGAAGGCATCATAGTTCCCGGAGGCTTCGGTTACCGGGGGATTGAGGGCAAGATAATTGCCGCTCGCTTTGCCCGGGAAAACAAAATCCCCTACCTGGGCCTCTGCCTCGGAATGCAGGTCATGGTTATAGAATTTGCTCGCCATGTTCTGGGAAACAACGAAGCCAACAGCACCGAATTTAACCCCGACACCCCTTACCCGGTAATTGACCTTCTCCCCAGCCAGCGGGGTATAAAGGAGATGGGAGGGACGATGAGGTTGGGGGCTTACCCCTGCAAGCTTGTCCCCGGCACGAAAGCCGCTCAAGCCTATGGGGCGAGCCAGGTCTATGAGCGCCACCGCCACCGCTATGAGTTCAACAATGCTTTCCGGGAGCTCCTGACCTCCCAGGGGCTTATCATTTCTGGAACTTCTCCCGATGGAGAGCTGGTGGAGATTGTAGAAATGGCCGATCATCCCTGGATGGTAGCAAGCCAGTTCCACCCCGAATTCAAATCCAGACCCAACCGCCCTCACCCCCTTTTCCGGGGTTTCGTAAAAGCAGTCAAAGCCTATCGCTTATCCCTTAAGGGGCAATAA
- a CDS encoding SMR family transporter encodes MTKQLIVPALGLLYVACVVTSNVGFKLSAGSQNWREFLAWQVMANLAGLVGVISFTLLLKFIPLYLAYGIFMGLGFVAVQVVAARLLFKERILSIQWIGVALIVLGIFLIALGRKE; translated from the coding sequence ATGACAAAACAGCTAATAGTGCCAGCTTTAGGGCTCCTGTATGTAGCCTGCGTGGTCACCAGCAACGTTGGGTTCAAGCTATCAGCAGGAAGCCAGAACTGGCGGGAGTTCCTGGCCTGGCAAGTAATGGCAAATCTGGCAGGCCTTGTGGGAGTTATCTCCTTCACCCTCCTTCTTAAGTTTATCCCCCTCTATCTAGCTTACGGGATCTTCATGGGGCTCGGGTTCGTAGCCGTTCAGGTGGTGGCTGCCAGGCTTTTGTTCAAAGAGCGAATTCTCTCAATCCAGTGGATAGGGGTAGCCTTAATCGTGCTGGGCATATTCCTGATAGCGCTGGGGCGGAAAGAGTGA
- a CDS encoding methyltransferase domain-containing protein: MPDLFSWIAPLYDRIISSPVREKLSWIDLGREGLVIDVGGGTGRVARVLKSEAKVIVVDPSFGMLVRAKGKGLMACCARAEALPFAPGVADAAIVVDAFHHFEDHLQAAKELMRVLKKGGKLFLEEPDITNFAVKVIALGERLLLMRSRFYDFKALVSFFLALDGHLLWAQKRGGFLRLTIKKGR, encoded by the coding sequence ATGCCGGACCTTTTCTCATGGATTGCCCCCCTCTATGACCGAATAATTTCCTCGCCCGTTCGCGAGAAGTTATCGTGGATTGACTTGGGGAGGGAAGGGCTGGTCATAGATGTGGGAGGTGGGACGGGAAGAGTAGCGAGGGTTCTGAAGAGTGAGGCAAAGGTTATAGTGGTGGACCCTTCGTTTGGGATGCTGGTGCGGGCAAAGGGAAAGGGTCTAATGGCGTGCTGCGCCCGCGCAGAAGCGCTTCCCTTCGCCCCGGGGGTAGCCGATGCGGCTATCGTTGTTGACGCTTTTCATCACTTTGAGGACCATCTTCAGGCAGCAAAAGAGCTGATGCGGGTCCTGAAAAAGGGCGGGAAACTTTTCCTTGAAGAGCCAGATATAACCAATTTTGCGGTGAAAGTAATAGCTTTAGGGGAGAGATTGCTCCTTATGCGCAGCCGTTTTTACGACTTTAAGGCTCTGGTTTCCTTCTTTCTTGCCCTTGATGGCCACCTGCTCTGGGCCCAGAAGAGGGGAGGCTTTTTGAGGCTTACAATAAAAAAGGGACGTTAA
- a CDS encoding sugar phosphate isomerase/epimerase, with protein MRFRLGSTSYVYPADILPNVQRLAGLVDDIELVFFEVEDTSNLPDADTVAKLRKIARKHGVSYTVHLPTDLRLGAEGEEWESSVNKACKVIRSVRSLEPWAYIVHLYPDMTGSFIEWQERCVKALEVLANEAGKPEILAIENLENCPLECLVPILKQTSVSLCLDIGHLWLAGVNPLPVLKVHLGRTRVLHLHGVAQRDHLSLSCVPPASLRAILRELILQGYRGVVTVEVFSAEDFFPSLKLILSLLKGMKGRK; from the coding sequence GTGAGGTTCCGCCTGGGTTCCACTTCCTACGTTTATCCGGCGGATATTCTCCCGAATGTGCAGCGACTGGCGGGGCTGGTGGATGATATAGAGCTGGTGTTCTTTGAAGTAGAAGACACCAGCAACCTACCGGATGCAGACACCGTGGCAAAGCTGAGGAAAATAGCCCGGAAACACGGGGTGAGCTACACCGTTCATTTACCCACGGATCTTCGGTTGGGGGCAGAAGGAGAAGAATGGGAATCTTCGGTGAACAAGGCTTGCAAGGTCATCCGGAGCGTCCGCTCTTTAGAGCCCTGGGCCTACATCGTCCACCTCTATCCTGATATGACCGGAAGTTTTATTGAGTGGCAGGAAAGGTGCGTTAAAGCCCTTGAAGTGCTGGCTAATGAGGCGGGTAAACCGGAGATTCTGGCCATAGAAAACCTGGAGAACTGCCCTCTGGAGTGTCTTGTTCCCATTTTAAAGCAAACGTCCGTTAGCCTGTGCCTTGATATAGGTCACCTCTGGTTGGCCGGTGTGAACCCTCTTCCGGTCTTGAAAGTTCATCTGGGACGGACGCGGGTCCTTCACCTGCACGGGGTGGCCCAGCGGGATCACCTTTCCTTATCCTGCGTACCTCCGGCCTCGCTGCGTGCTATTCTAAGGGAACTGATACTTCAGGGGTATCGAGGTGTTGTCACGGTGGAGGTTTTCTCAGCGGAAGATTTTTTCCCTTCGCTGAAGCTCATCTTATCTTTACTGAAAGGGATGAAGGGCCGGAAGTGA
- a CDS encoding glycosyltransferase family 39 protein produces the protein MMESIDRWGLILALIAFLALSLWNLSLPGLHYDEAKEAGLNAMEFFQGLPTTAFRGAQVRVGPAGIPLMVQDYIGALNVFLSLPFLGALGIKVEALRLYTVSAGAGTLFLTWAVARKLCGPPAGMVAALLLAFNPSFVFWNRQGIFVTSITSLFLMASLLCGLRWWDKRRLRDLYCLALLWGLGLYSKVLFLWAIVAMVLSATAGLFRRLPSIRQLILALIIFFLPLLPFLAFNAMTKGTISTVLRNLQFSYYGISNLSWGENVLTRLKQVVTLLKGDHLWYLGGIFSNPVAPWVGGGLALVTLILVLTRKAERKALLPVLIIGFIVAESAFTISGLFITHYFFLLPLLALAGAIGVALLFRASGFSRPVKVLATFAFLLWASGDLRATVLYHRALAFSGGHSFHSDAIYNLASYLLHREGSSMVALDWGIEASVRFLTLGKATPVEIFGYESFQEPDAGFRERASLFLKPGTIFIAHAPEDTVFRGRVEALEALAQERKLKLQEVAHFREKSGRLIYIILQVE, from the coding sequence ATGATGGAATCCATTGACCGATGGGGACTTATCCTGGCTTTAATTGCATTTCTGGCCCTCAGCCTCTGGAACTTGAGTTTACCGGGCCTCCATTACGATGAGGCTAAAGAGGCTGGTCTCAACGCCATGGAGTTCTTCCAGGGGCTCCCCACCACTGCTTTCCGCGGAGCTCAAGTCAGGGTGGGTCCTGCTGGCATCCCCCTTATGGTTCAGGATTATATCGGAGCTCTCAACGTCTTTCTCTCCTTACCTTTTCTGGGGGCGCTGGGGATAAAGGTAGAAGCCCTGCGGCTCTACACAGTTTCCGCTGGCGCTGGTACCCTCTTTCTCACCTGGGCTGTAGCCCGGAAGCTATGCGGACCTCCAGCGGGAATGGTGGCAGCGCTTCTTCTGGCCTTCAATCCCTCTTTCGTCTTCTGGAACAGGCAGGGGATCTTCGTGACCAGTATCACATCCCTTTTCCTCATGGCAAGCCTGCTCTGCGGATTGCGCTGGTGGGATAAAAGGAGACTCCGCGACCTCTATTGTCTGGCTTTATTGTGGGGGCTTGGCCTTTATTCTAAAGTCCTCTTCCTCTGGGCCATAGTGGCCATGGTCCTTTCTGCCACAGCGGGGCTTTTCCGAAGGCTCCCATCGATCAGGCAATTGATCCTTGCTCTGATCATCTTCTTCCTGCCCCTCCTTCCGTTTTTAGCTTTCAACGCCATGACTAAAGGCACGATTTCAACGGTCCTCAGGAACCTCCAATTTTCCTACTACGGCATCAGCAATCTCTCCTGGGGGGAAAATGTTCTCACAAGGCTAAAACAGGTTGTAACCCTGTTAAAGGGGGACCACCTCTGGTATCTTGGAGGAATCTTCTCCAACCCGGTGGCTCCGTGGGTCGGAGGTGGGCTTGCGCTGGTTACTTTAATCCTGGTTTTAACCCGAAAAGCTGAACGCAAAGCCCTTCTGCCAGTTCTTATCATCGGTTTTATAGTGGCCGAGAGCGCCTTTACTATAAGCGGACTCTTTATAACCCATTACTTCTTCCTTCTGCCCCTTCTGGCCCTTGCGGGAGCGATAGGGGTGGCTCTCCTGTTCAGAGCTTCTGGCTTTTCCCGTCCTGTGAAAGTCCTGGCTACTTTTGCCTTCCTGCTCTGGGCCAGCGGTGACCTCAGGGCAACTGTGCTTTACCATCGGGCTTTGGCCTTCAGCGGAGGCCACTCTTTCCACTCCGATGCCATCTACAATCTGGCCAGTTACCTTCTTCATAGGGAGGGAAGTTCAATGGTTGCATTGGATTGGGGCATAGAGGCTTCCGTCCGTTTCCTCACTTTGGGGAAGGCAACTCCTGTGGAGATTTTCGGCTATGAAAGCTTCCAGGAACCCGATGCTGGCTTCAGGGAGAGAGCTTCTCTTTTCTTGAAGCCCGGGACCATATTTATCGCTCATGCTCCGGAGGACACGGTATTCAGAGGGCGGGTGGAGGCCCTGGAGGCTCTGGCTCAGGAAAGAAAGCTTAAACTCCAAGAAGTGGCCCACTTCCGGGAAAAAAGTGGCCGATTGATTTACATAATATTACAGGTGGAATAA
- a CDS encoding DUF2723 domain-containing protein has protein sequence MKIALALIITLLALAFYLRTLAPGVLEGDPGEFQFVPYVLGIPHPPGYPLFCFLGWIWSHLFPVGNVAFKMNFFSALWGAAAVGLLALFALEVSREHNSPSYLWPPAVGALTFAFSRTFWSQATVAEVYTFNAFLLILFLWSVLKNLPLPVLSLILGSSLAHHRSFILILPGVIAFYLLRRSRPGGPFLLALVLLLAPLLLYLLIPLRAPNLPYLSVQLSPTDTLILYDNSFRGFLDFIMARRFGGLLRWEAISQDRLMEAGRWLVEEFGWGGIILGMVGILGLFLRRRWDILALTGLGFVSVWIFNLAYLIGDIRFLYTPVYLLFAFWISCGAGELAVKLGNKALLLIIVPFILLWQNFHTFSHSPGTDVARKWDYILSLPLPEGAILVSNDRDELVPLYYFQLVEKRRPDLIPLFPMMVPQLGDIGFVLDRALASGRPVFAIKPMEGLEVAYELQEWDGLRKVVGKVREEGFIPLNLEVSDSLTLAGYRLLERNGRIKIALYWKALGPLREDFHSYLHILGAGGERIAGSDHRPGGVFYPASLWKPGQLLRDVHEIEGAFAFPLRVKAGFYRWPSLEPFGKAVEFEVKP, from the coding sequence GTGAAGATAGCCCTCGCATTGATTATCACCCTGCTGGCTTTGGCTTTTTACCTCAGAACCCTTGCCCCCGGCGTTCTGGAAGGTGACCCTGGGGAATTTCAGTTCGTCCCCTATGTCCTGGGGATCCCCCATCCTCCAGGTTATCCGCTTTTCTGTTTCCTGGGCTGGATCTGGAGCCACCTTTTTCCGGTGGGAAATGTAGCTTTTAAGATGAACTTTTTCTCCGCCCTATGGGGCGCCGCCGCTGTGGGGCTTTTAGCCCTGTTTGCCTTGGAGGTAAGCAGGGAACACAATTCGCCCTCATACCTGTGGCCTCCTGCCGTGGGAGCCCTGACCTTCGCCTTTTCCCGAACTTTCTGGAGCCAGGCCACGGTCGCCGAAGTATACACCTTTAACGCCTTCCTCCTCATCCTTTTCCTCTGGTCTGTCCTCAAAAACCTGCCTCTGCCGGTTCTATCCTTAATTCTCGGCTCAAGCCTCGCCCATCACCGTAGCTTTATCCTCATCCTGCCAGGGGTCATAGCCTTTTACCTGCTGAGGAGAAGCAGACCAGGTGGGCCTTTCCTTTTAGCTTTGGTTCTCCTCCTTGCCCCTTTGCTCCTATACCTCCTCATTCCCCTACGAGCTCCCAACCTCCCTTACCTCAGCGTCCAGCTCAGCCCCACTGATACCCTGATCCTCTACGATAATTCCTTCAGAGGTTTCCTGGATTTCATCATGGCCAGGAGGTTCGGAGGGCTATTGAGGTGGGAAGCCATCAGCCAGGACAGGCTGATGGAAGCAGGTCGGTGGCTTGTGGAAGAGTTCGGATGGGGAGGAATTATCCTGGGGATGGTCGGAATTCTGGGACTTTTCCTCCGCCGCCGCTGGGATATATTGGCCCTCACAGGTCTTGGCTTTGTAAGCGTGTGGATTTTCAACCTCGCTTACCTTATAGGTGATATCCGCTTTCTTTACACACCCGTTTACCTGCTTTTTGCCTTCTGGATCTCCTGCGGGGCTGGAGAGCTTGCTGTCAAGTTGGGTAATAAAGCATTGCTCCTAATCATCGTCCCCTTTATCCTCTTATGGCAGAACTTCCACACCTTTAGCCACAGTCCTGGGACCGATGTGGCCAGGAAATGGGATTACATCCTCAGCCTTCCCTTGCCCGAAGGAGCCATCCTCGTGAGCAACGACCGGGATGAGCTGGTGCCTCTCTATTACTTCCAGCTGGTGGAGAAAAGGCGACCTGACCTGATACCGCTTTTCCCAATGATGGTGCCACAGCTCGGGGATATTGGGTTTGTGCTGGACAGAGCTCTGGCTTCCGGCCGCCCAGTTTTTGCCATAAAGCCGATGGAAGGGTTGGAAGTGGCCTACGAACTGCAGGAGTGGGATGGCCTGCGCAAAGTTGTGGGGAAGGTTAGGGAGGAAGGGTTCATTCCCCTGAACCTTGAGGTTTCCGATAGCTTAACCCTTGCTGGATACAGGCTCCTGGAAAGGAATGGGAGGATAAAAATCGCCCTTTACTGGAAAGCCCTTGGCCCCTTGAGGGAGGACTTTCATAGCTACCTTCACATCCTGGGAGCTGGTGGGGAGCGGATAGCCGGAAGCGACCACAGGCCGGGAGGTGTATTTTATCCTGCATCTTTGTGGAAGCCCGGTCAGCTCCTGAGGGACGTTCACGAAATTGAAGGGGCCTTCGCATTCCCTCTGCGCGTTAAGGCAGGTTTTTATCGCTGGCCCTCTCTGGAACCCTTCGGTAAAGCAGTGGAGTTTGAGGTAAAGCCATGA
- the malQ gene encoding 4-alpha-glucanotransferase encodes MVSDDKIRAKEVVTMLARSSGILLHISSLPGGFGIGDLGPEAYRFVDFLEETGQTFWQILPLNPPGVGDSPYVSSSAMAGAEVLISPEKLVEEGLLSPEDWQGAPDFPLERVDYPLVRAFKNQLLRRAFENFKATGCMQEEFEDFCRRQAHWLEDYALFMALKEAHRGVSWNEWEPELALRNPEALELARQRLADEILFYRFAQFVFDRQWRALKEYAAGKGIRIIGDIPIYVAYDAADVWSHPEFFHLDESGRPTVVAGVPPDYFSPTGQLWGNPIYRWDVLAERGYDWWIMRFKRTLEYVDVVRVDHFRGFEAYWEVPAGQDTAVNGRWVKGPGEELFNALKLALGEVPIIAEDLGYITPEVEALREKFGFPGMKILQFAFGSGPDNPHLPHNYPRNCVVYPGTHDNDTAIGWFNSLPEEVREHFCKYTATDGREVNWVMIRLAMASVADLAIIPFQDILGLGSEARMNYPGRPEGNWQWRSRPEALTQEMKSRLAELTELYGRWRKGVKFGNEQAFR; translated from the coding sequence CTGGTTTCGGATGATAAAATCAGGGCAAAGGAGGTGGTCACAATGCTTGCCCGAAGTTCTGGAATTCTCCTTCACATCTCTTCTTTACCGGGAGGCTTCGGGATAGGAGATCTCGGCCCTGAAGCCTATCGGTTTGTGGATTTTCTGGAAGAAACAGGCCAAACCTTCTGGCAGATCCTGCCCCTTAATCCCCCGGGCGTGGGCGACTCCCCTTATGTTTCCTCCTCTGCTATGGCCGGAGCTGAGGTGTTGATCAGCCCGGAAAAGCTTGTGGAGGAAGGGCTTCTCTCGCCGGAGGATTGGCAGGGGGCTCCCGATTTCCCTCTGGAAAGGGTGGATTACCCGCTCGTGCGAGCTTTCAAAAATCAACTTCTGCGCCGGGCCTTTGAAAATTTTAAAGCCACAGGATGTATGCAGGAAGAATTCGAGGATTTCTGCCGCCGTCAAGCTCACTGGCTTGAGGATTACGCCCTCTTTATGGCCCTTAAGGAAGCCCACAGAGGCGTTTCCTGGAACGAGTGGGAGCCAGAGCTGGCCCTGCGAAATCCAGAAGCGCTGGAATTGGCCCGCCAAAGGCTCGCCGATGAAATCCTCTTTTACAGGTTCGCCCAATTCGTGTTTGACCGGCAATGGAGGGCTCTGAAAGAGTATGCGGCGGGCAAGGGTATCCGTATCATCGGCGATATTCCAATTTATGTGGCTTACGATGCCGCTGATGTGTGGTCGCATCCCGAGTTTTTCCACCTGGACGAAAGTGGACGTCCCACAGTCGTTGCTGGAGTCCCACCCGATTATTTCAGCCCCACCGGGCAACTCTGGGGCAACCCAATATACCGCTGGGATGTCCTGGCCGAAAGAGGGTATGACTGGTGGATAATGCGCTTTAAGCGAACGCTGGAATATGTGGATGTAGTGCGGGTGGACCATTTCCGGGGTTTTGAGGCCTACTGGGAAGTGCCCGCAGGTCAGGATACTGCTGTTAACGGGCGGTGGGTGAAGGGGCCAGGGGAGGAGCTTTTCAATGCCCTTAAATTGGCTCTCGGCGAAGTTCCCATCATCGCTGAGGATCTGGGCTACATTACACCAGAGGTAGAAGCTCTGCGGGAAAAGTTCGGCTTTCCGGGAATGAAAATCCTCCAGTTTGCCTTCGGTTCCGGTCCCGATAACCCGCACCTCCCTCACAACTATCCCCGCAACTGTGTGGTTTACCCTGGAACTCACGATAACGACACGGCCATCGGGTGGTTCAATTCACTTCCTGAAGAAGTGCGGGAGCACTTCTGCAAGTACACCGCCACCGACGGACGGGAAGTTAATTGGGTTATGATCCGCTTGGCTATGGCTTCAGTAGCAGACCTGGCTATAATCCCATTCCAGGACATACTGGGCCTGGGGAGCGAAGCCCGCATGAACTATCCGGGCCGTCCCGAAGGCAACTGGCAGTGGCGTTCCCGACCTGAGGCCCTGACCCAAGAGATGAAATCTCGTCTCGCTGAGCTTACCGAGCTCTATGGGCGATGGCGCAAGGGGGTAAAATTTGGCAATGAGCAGGCTTTCAGGTAA
- the cobU gene encoding bifunctional adenosylcobinamide kinase/adenosylcobinamide-phosphate guanylyltransferase — translation MKLILVLGGARSGKSAYAQQLAENLGQRVLFVATATAGDEEMAERIERHRAVRPPHWRTLEAPLGIGRALEAAIADAEVVLMDCLTLLVSNWMMEEGERTPADRLEALVKEELEAIMKVCEEREVTLIVVSNEVGMGLVPPYPMGRVFRDVLGQINQWLAARADRVVLMVAGIPLELKGPAAK, via the coding sequence GTGAAGTTGATCCTCGTCCTGGGCGGTGCCCGCAGCGGGAAGAGCGCATATGCTCAGCAGCTGGCCGAAAATCTGGGCCAGCGGGTTCTGTTTGTGGCAACGGCGACGGCAGGCGATGAGGAAATGGCTGAACGAATTGAGCGCCACAGGGCTGTGCGCCCGCCTCATTGGCGTACGCTGGAAGCTCCTCTGGGCATCGGACGCGCCCTGGAGGCTGCCATTGCTGATGCGGAAGTTGTGCTCATGGATTGTTTAACTTTGCTGGTCTCCAATTGGATGATGGAAGAGGGAGAAAGAACTCCAGCAGATCGCTTGGAGGCGCTGGTGAAAGAAGAATTGGAGGCGATAATGAAAGTCTGCGAGGAAAGGGAGGTTACCCTCATAGTGGTTTCTAACGAAGTGGGGATGGGGTTAGTGCCTCCGTACCCTATGGGACGGGTTTTCCGGGATGTCCTGGGCCAGATAAACCAGTGGCTGGCAGCCCGGGCTGATAGGGTAGTGCTGATGGTAGCGGGGATTCCGCTGGAGCTCAAGGGGCCGGCGGCAAAATAA
- the cobS gene encoding adenosylcobinamide-GDP ribazoletransferase: MFRAFVVAMQFLTRLPLPKREVSLEEVGRAAWAFPLVGILMGLLLLGSNWALSFIFSPLLKAALVLALWIAVTGALHLDGFVDCCDALLPPRPPEVRLEILRDTHVGAFGVVGAVILLLVKFAALETCVTEGKQVALLLAPPLGRWAMVYAMVHYPAARASGVGKVVKEATGWRTLVGATLLVLLILPVRPVEITLSFVLTWLFTVLFAHWVLGRIRGFTGDVYGALCELTEVIILLAWSIGRKW, from the coding sequence ATGTTTCGTGCGTTTGTGGTTGCAATGCAATTTTTGACTCGTTTGCCCCTCCCAAAAAGGGAAGTCTCGCTGGAAGAGGTCGGACGAGCGGCCTGGGCGTTCCCGTTGGTTGGGATTTTGATGGGTTTATTGCTGCTGGGCTCAAACTGGGCGCTGAGCTTTATATTTTCTCCCCTTTTAAAAGCTGCCCTTGTCCTGGCCCTGTGGATAGCGGTGACTGGTGCGTTGCATCTTGATGGATTTGTGGATTGTTGCGATGCGCTGCTGCCCCCAAGGCCTCCAGAAGTCCGGCTGGAGATCCTACGGGATACCCATGTGGGCGCTTTCGGAGTGGTTGGCGCTGTAATATTGTTGCTCGTTAAATTTGCGGCCCTGGAGACCTGCGTGACGGAAGGAAAGCAGGTGGCGTTGCTCCTGGCCCCACCATTGGGGCGATGGGCAATGGTTTATGCGATGGTGCATTACCCCGCCGCGCGCGCCTCCGGAGTAGGGAAAGTGGTGAAAGAGGCTACTGGCTGGCGGACCTTGGTGGGAGCTACCTTGCTGGTTCTGTTGATCTTACCAGTGCGTCCGGTGGAAATAACACTTTCCTTCGTTTTAACCTGGTTATTTACCGTCCTTTTCGCCCACTGGGTCCTGGGTCGTATCCGCGGTTTTACTGGCGATGTCTACGGTGCTCTCTGTGAGCTAACGGAAGTCATAATACTGCTTGCATGGTCTATCGGGAGGAAGTGGTGA